Proteins co-encoded in one Quercus robur chromosome 8, dhQueRobu3.1, whole genome shotgun sequence genomic window:
- the LOC126696999 gene encoding sugar carrier protein C-like, whose protein sequence is MNLNMSIYGQLNPRLLVQVKLFLSLLHWVNIYLIYISNSINVIMFYAPQLFKTIGFGDNASLLSALITGGINCFATLVSIYGTDRWGRRFLFLEGGIQMLIFQVLVTIFIGWKFGVTGQVIDLPKWFAGLIVFFICAYVAAFAWSWGPLGWLVPSEIFPLEIRSAAQGITVSVNMLFTFIVA, encoded by the exons atgaaccttaacatgagtatatatgggcaactaaaccctagactactagtacaagtaaAACTGTTCTTGAGCCTATTACATTGGGTTAATATatatctaatatatatctccaaCAGCATCAATGTTATCATGTTCTATGCTCCTCAACTTTTCAAAACAATTGGGTTTGGGGATAATGCTTCACTCTTATCCGCCCTCATCACTGGTGGAATCAATTGTTTTGCTACATTGGTCTCCATCTATGGTACTGATAGATGGGGTAGAAGATTTCTTTTCCTAGAGGGTGGAATTCAAATGCTCATATTTCAG GTTTTGGTAACAATCTTCATTGGATGGAAATTTGGAGTAACAGGTCAAGTTATAGACTTGCCCAAGTGGTTTGCTGGCCTTATTGTGTTCTTCATATGTGCCTATGTTGCTGCTTTTGCGTGGTCATGGGGGCCATTGGGATGGTTAGTGCCAAGTGAGATTTTCCCACTAGAGATTCGATCGGCTGCACAGGGTATCACTGTTTCTGTGAACATGCTCTTCACATTCATTGTGGCCTAA
- the LOC126697003 gene encoding plant UBX domain-containing protein 9-like isoform X1 → MARPSQQEIDTFVAITGASESIALRKLEEHGGNLNEAVNAHYGDVGRHITNQAAATSQPYNFPNMNGPVQAGPHGILPLLSAARSFRPSLLLDANYRRDLYNSIGASAFGTRGSYVSHPGEVRESPQHLNSRNEQPHHSGLRQTEYDTGTSLPHGPGTDENVEEEMIRAAIEASKQEAERNYLNQLRSASNDSSGIGLLHNQHHPEDDDISRAISLSLKTAEQEIAIREQQVKNEDQGAGSSDLIGRNEKAKKSKWKLKRGSSSHKDGAENRKQHSTDKWGGISLEELDDAAMIEAALFGKIPEGTSNHYQHAPNMQSGQDRSSSSHSVPHPPSPFLTEQQSLREQQELERILAAKEASLSKEPAKDNENAVTLLVRMPDGSRPGRRFLKSDKLQLLFNFIDVSRVVKPGTYKVVRPYPLRTFSISDCSLTLSELGLTSKQEALFLELI, encoded by the exons ATGGCGAGGCCATCGCAGCAGGAGATCGACACGTTCGTCGCCATCACCGGCGCGTCTGAGTCAATCGCTCTTCGTAAACTGGAG GAGCATGGAGGCAATCTCAATGAAGCTGTAAATGCACATTATGGTGATGTGGGTAGACACAT TACAAATCAAGCAGCTGCTACTTCCCAGCCATATAATTTCCCGAACATGAATGGTCCGGTTCAAGCCGGACCACATGGGATTTTACCATTATTATCTGCTGCTAGAAGTTTCAGGCCTTCATTACTGCTTGACGCCAATTACCGGAGAGATCTCTATAATTCAATTGGTGCTTCTGCTTTCGGTACTCGTGGGTCATATGTTTCACATCCAGGGGAGGTCAGGGAGTCTCCACAACACTTGAATAGTAGGAATGAGCAGCCTCATCATTCAGGACTAAGGCAGACGGAGTATGATACTGGAACTTCATTACCTCATGGTCCGGGAACCGATGAAAATGTAGAGGAAGAAATGATTCGAGCTGCTATTGAGGCTTCAAAGCAGGAGGCTGAAAGGAATTATCTGAATCAGCTACGTAGTGCTTCAAAT GATTCTTCTGGTATTGGGCTACTGCATAACCAACATCACCCAGAAGACGATGATATTTCTCGTGCAATTTCATTGTCCTTGAAg ACAGCAGAGCAAGAGATAGCAATTCGTGAGCAGCAAGTAAAAAATGAAGATCAAGGAGCTGGATCTTCTGATTTGATTGGTAGAAATGAGAAAGCTAAGAAAAGTAAATGGAAG ttgaagCGAGGAAGTTCATCGCACAAAGATGGAGCTGAAAATAGGAAACAACACAGCACAGACAAg TGGGGAGGCATTTCTTTGGAAGAGCTTGATGATGCAGCTATGATTGAAGCTGcactttttggaaaaattccTGAAGGGACTTCGAATCACTATCAGCATGCACCTAATATGCAAAGTGGTCAAGATAGAAGCTCCAGTTCTCATTCTGTACCTCATCCTCCATCACCCTTTCTAACAGAACAGCAATCTCTAAGAGAACAACAG GAACTGGAGAGAATACTAGCTGCAAAAGAAGCTTCACTTTCAAAGGAACCAGCAAAAGATAATGAGAATGCAGTAACTCTCCTTGTTCGGATGCCAGATGGTAGTCGCCCTGGTCGTCGCTTTCTCAAGTCTGACAAGCTTCAg CTTCTTTTCAACTTCATAGATGTCAGTAGAGTGGTGAAACCAGGCACTTATAAAGTG GTGAGGCCATACCCCCTGCGTACTTTCAGCATTAGTGACTGTTCATTGACTTTGAGTGAACTAGGCCTGACCAGCAAACAAGAAGCATTGTTCCTGGAGTTGATTTAA
- the LOC126697003 gene encoding plant UBX domain-containing protein 9-like isoform X2 has translation MARPSQQEIDTFVAITGASESIALRKLEEHGGNLNEAVNAHYGDVGRHITNQAAATSQPYNFPNMNGPVQAGPHGILPLLSAARSFRPSLLLDANYRRDLYNSIGASAFGTRGSYVSHPGEVRESPQHLNSRNEQPHHSGLRQTEYDTGTSLPHGPGTDENVEEEMIRAAIEASKQEAERNYLNQLRSASNDSSGIGLLHNQHHPEDDDISRAISLSLKTAEQEIAIREQQVKNEDQGAGSSDLIGRNEKAKKSKWKLKRGSSSHKDGAENRKQHSTDKWGGISLEELDDAAMIEAALFGKIPEGTSNHYQHAPNMQSGQDRSSSSHSVPHPPSPFLTEQQSLREQQETETHQLREDKFCNKLLEGELVSNFCWVLVFLQMPSVC, from the exons ATGGCGAGGCCATCGCAGCAGGAGATCGACACGTTCGTCGCCATCACCGGCGCGTCTGAGTCAATCGCTCTTCGTAAACTGGAG GAGCATGGAGGCAATCTCAATGAAGCTGTAAATGCACATTATGGTGATGTGGGTAGACACAT TACAAATCAAGCAGCTGCTACTTCCCAGCCATATAATTTCCCGAACATGAATGGTCCGGTTCAAGCCGGACCACATGGGATTTTACCATTATTATCTGCTGCTAGAAGTTTCAGGCCTTCATTACTGCTTGACGCCAATTACCGGAGAGATCTCTATAATTCAATTGGTGCTTCTGCTTTCGGTACTCGTGGGTCATATGTTTCACATCCAGGGGAGGTCAGGGAGTCTCCACAACACTTGAATAGTAGGAATGAGCAGCCTCATCATTCAGGACTAAGGCAGACGGAGTATGATACTGGAACTTCATTACCTCATGGTCCGGGAACCGATGAAAATGTAGAGGAAGAAATGATTCGAGCTGCTATTGAGGCTTCAAAGCAGGAGGCTGAAAGGAATTATCTGAATCAGCTACGTAGTGCTTCAAAT GATTCTTCTGGTATTGGGCTACTGCATAACCAACATCACCCAGAAGACGATGATATTTCTCGTGCAATTTCATTGTCCTTGAAg ACAGCAGAGCAAGAGATAGCAATTCGTGAGCAGCAAGTAAAAAATGAAGATCAAGGAGCTGGATCTTCTGATTTGATTGGTAGAAATGAGAAAGCTAAGAAAAGTAAATGGAAG ttgaagCGAGGAAGTTCATCGCACAAAGATGGAGCTGAAAATAGGAAACAACACAGCACAGACAAg TGGGGAGGCATTTCTTTGGAAGAGCTTGATGATGCAGCTATGATTGAAGCTGcactttttggaaaaattccTGAAGGGACTTCGAATCACTATCAGCATGCACCTAATATGCAAAGTGGTCAAGATAGAAGCTCCAGTTCTCATTCTGTACCTCATCCTCCATCACCCTTTCTAACAGAACAGCAATCTCTAAGAGAACAACAG GAGACTGAAACTCATCAATTAAGGGAAGACAAATTCTGCAACAAATTGCTTGAGGGAGAGTTAGTATCAAATTTCTGTTGGGTTTTGGTGTTCTTGCAGATGCCTAGTGTTTGCTGA
- the LOC126696473 gene encoding uncharacterized protein LOC126696473, with product METETGSTPSHEADSNVMESSSRVREKVDPAWEHFSLGVDEKGRNTFTCMYCRQTYKGGGINRMKKHLAGIKGDIGSCKKVSHDVRYQMLEYVKEFELKKKAEKQRQAEMFSVPSTNSDIQEDEDVQEVYSSGLPKKLVLGKRKGTNPVDNYFAPRTTPGAQPGLKSVFQSKERVRQADMAIARFLYDNCIPFNVVNSVYYQKMIDAVAAAGPGYKAPSYHAVRVPLLRDQKKEVQLLVESQRRHWAEVGCTLMADGWTDTRHRSLINFLVYCPRGMVFVKSVDASDIVKSTRNLYKLFDEVVTWVGPKNIVHMVTDNASNYVSAGKLLCEKYKTISWSPCAAHCLNLVLQDMGDMPHVERLKKRASKVTVFIYNHVALIAWLRKRPGWTYIVRVGATRFATTFLSFGSLHVHKHDLQALVTSKFFVDNRLARESKAKEVVSIILDNTFWDDINVLVRISSPLIRLLRIVDSDQRPAIGYVYEGMHRARLGIKKIFRMKKHLYKPYTSIIKIRWDKH from the coding sequence ATGGAAACAGAGACCGGGTCTACTCCATCACATGAAGCTGATTCCAATGTAATGGAGTCTAGCTCTAGAGTAAGGGAAAAGGTTGATCCGGCTTGGGAACATTTTAGCCTTGGGGTGGATGAGAAGGGACGAAATACTTTCACATGTATGTATTGTAGGCAAACATATAAAGGTGGGGGTATTAATAGGATGAAAAAACACCTTGCGGGGATAAAAGGTGATATTGGATCATGTAAAAAGGTTTCTCATGATGTGAGATACCAAATGTTGGAATATGTGAAGGAGTTTGAGTTGAAGAAAAAAGCTGAAAAACAACGTCAAGCAGAAATGTTTAGTGTGCCTTCCACAAATAGTGATAtacaagaagatgaagatgttcAAGAGGTGTATAGTAGTGGGTTgcctaaaaaacttgttttaggTAAAAGAAAGGGTACAAATCCGGTGGATAATTATTTTGCTCCAAGAACTACTCCAGGAGCTCAACCTGGTCTTAAAAGTGTGTTCCAAAGTAAAGAAAGGGTGAGGCAAGCTGATATGGCTATTGCAAGGTTCTTGTATGACAATTGCATACCTTTTAATGTAGTCAATTCAGTGTACTACCAAAAGATGATTGATGCTGTAGCTGCTGCTGGTCCTGGCTACAAAGCTCCATCTTATCATGCTGTACGGGTCCCTTTGTTGAGGGATCAAAAGAAAGAGGTGCAGTTGTTGGTTGAGTCACAACGTAGGCATTGGGCAGAAGTTGGATGTACACTTATGGCTGATGGTTGGACGGATACTAGACATAGGTCATTGATTAATTTCCTTGTCTATTGTCCTAGGGGAATGGTGTTTGTAAAATCAGTTGATGCCTCAGATATTGTGAAGAGTACTAGAAACTtatataaattgtttgatgAAGTAGTTACATGGGTTGGTCCAAAAAACATAGTTCACATGGTTACCGACAATGCTTCCAATTATGTATCTGCTGGAAAATTGTTGTGTGAAAAGTATAAGACCATTAGTTGGTCTCCTTGCGCAGCACATTGCCTGAATCTTGTGTTGCAGGATATGGGAGACATGCCTCATGTGGAGAGACTTAAAAAACGTGCATCCAAAGTtacagtttttatttataatcatGTAGCTTTGATTGCTTGGTTGAGGAAGAGACCTGGTTGGACATATATTGTACGTGTAGGAGCAACAAGATTTGCTACTACTTTTCTTTCATTTGGAAGTCTTCATGTGCATAAGCATGACTTGCAAGCCTTAGTGACTAGCAAGTTTTTTGTGGACAATAGATTGGCAAGAGAGTCAAAGGCAAAAGAAGTAGTTTCTATCATTTTAGATAATACTTTTTGGGATGATATTAATGTTCTTGTCAGGATTTCATCGCCGCTCATTCGTTTGTTACGGATTGTTGATTCTGATCAAAGGCCTGCAATAGGATATGTGTATGAGGGCATGCATAGAGCACGGTTGGGAATCAAGAAGATCTTCCGAATGAAGAAGCACTTGTACAAGCCATACACTTCAATTATAAAAATCCGTTGGGACAAACATTAG
- the LOC126696474 gene encoding uncharacterized protein LOC126696474 yields the protein MTNFNPLAKILDENRLFGPNYVDWKRNLIIVLIADKIAHVLNIEAPKLALADAIKAQRDAFNKWHEADEMDKCYIMASMTNVLQKQCQSLVTAQDMMLHLKEMFGEQSRSARQIAMKNLMSTKMVEGTPVREHVLKMISFINELDMLGAEIDSET from the coding sequence ATGACCAATTTTAATCCCTTAGCTAAGATTTTGGATGAAAATCGATTGTTTGGACCAAACTATGTAGATTGGAAAAGGAACCTAATCATTGTTCTCATTGCTGATAAGATAGCTCATGTCCTTAATATTGAGGCACCAAAACTTGCTTTAGCTGATGCCATTAAGGCGCAAAGAGATGCATTTAATAAGTGGCATGAGGCTGATGAAATGGATAAATGCTACATAATGGCCTCTATGACCAATGTGTTGCAAAAACAATGCCAAAGCCTAGTTACAGCACAAGATATGATGCTGCACCTCAAAGAGATGTTTGGAGAACAAAGCAGAAGTGCACGACAAATTGCTATGAAAAATCTCATGTCCACCAAAATGGTGGAAGGAACTCCAGTTCGGGAACATGTCCTGAAGATGATTTCTTTCATCAATGAACTGGATATGC